In Streptomyces erythrochromogenes, the DNA window TTGTGGCCGCCGCCCTTGCCGAGCAGCAGGCCGCCTTCGCGGGCGGCCTCCAGGACGGCGGAGGCGGCGTCCGGATCGGCCTCGTCGGTGCCGGGCCTGGTCAGTTCGATGCCGGCCATCAGGCCCCGGCCGCGGACCTCCCGCACGGCGGGAACGGTGGCGGCGATGCCGCGCAGCCGTTCCAGGAGCAGGCCGCCGACGCGGCGGGCGTTGCCCTGGAGGTCGTGTTCCAGCAGGTAGCCGAGGTTCGCGACACCGGCGGCCATGGTGACGGGGGAGCCGCCGAAGGTGGAGATGGAGTTGGAGTCCAGGCAGTTCATCACCTCGGCGCGGGCGACGACCCCGCCGATGGACATGCCGTTGCCGATGCCCTTGGCGAAGGTGAGGATGTCCGGCGGGCCGTTCTGGGCGTGGGCCTGCCAGCCCCAGAAGTGGTCTCCGGTGCGGCCCCAGCCGGTCTGCACCTCGTCGCTGATCCACAGGATGCCGTGGCGGTCGAGGACCTCGCGGAAGGCGCCGTACAGGCCGTCGGGCGGGGAGGTGAAGCCGCCGACGCCCTGGACCGGTTCGGCGATGAGGGCGGCCACTCCCCCGCGGGCCTGGCCGAGTACGTCCTCCAGGTCGGCGACGGCCGCGGCGGTGAAGGCGGTGTCGTCGAGGTGGGCGAAGGGGCCGCGGGTTCGGACGGCGCCGTGGACGTAGTAGGTCTGCAGCGGCGAGAGGCTGGTCGGCGACCAGCCGCGGTTGCCGGTGATGGAGACGGTGGAGAAGGACCGGCCGTGGTAGCTGTTGCGCATCGCCAGGATCTGGTTGGAGCGGCGGTACGTCGTCGCGAGCAGCAGGGCGGTGTCGTTGGCCTCGGTGCCGGAGGTGGTGAAGAAGACGCGGGCGTCGGGGATGCCGGACAGGGCGGCGACCCGCTCGGCCAGTTCGATCATCGGCCGGTTGAGGTACAGGGTGGAGGAGTGGATGATCCGCCCGGCCTGCTCGGCGACGGCCTTGGTGACTTCGGGCAGGGCGTGGGCGGTCATCGTGGTGAGGATGCCGCCGAAGAAGTCGAGGTAGCGGTTGCCGTCGGCGTCCCAGACGTGGCGTCCCTCGCCGTGGGTGAGCTCGATGGGGTTCTCGTAGTAGAGCGCGAGCCAGTCGGGCAGGACGGTGCGGTGGCGGTTGTGGAGCGGGGTGGGGTTGGTCACGGCTGTACGAGTCCTCCGTAGGCGTCGGGGCGGCGGTCGCGGTAGAAGGCCCACTGGTCGCGGACTTCCTTGATCAGGTCGAAGTCGAGGTCGCGGACGAGGAGTTCCTCCTCCTTGTCGCTGGCGACGTCGCCGACGAACCGGCCCCGCGGGTCGACGAAGTAGCTCGTGCCGTAGAAGTCGTTGTCGCCGTACTCCTCCTGGCCGATGCGGTTGATCGCGGCGATGAAGTACTCGTTGGCGACGGCCGCGGCGGGCTGTTCCAGCTGCCAGAGGTAGGCGGAGAGGCCGCGGTGGGTGGCGGACGGGTTGTAGACCAGTTGGGCGCCGGCCAGGCCCAGTTGGCGCCAGCCCTCGGGGAAGTGGCGGTCGTAGCAGATGTAGACGCCGATCCTGCCGACGGCGGTGTCGAAGACGGGCCAGCCGAGGTTGCCCGGGCGGAAGTAGTACTTCTCCCAGAAGCCCTTGACCTGCGGGATGTGGTGCTTGCGGTACTTGCCGAGGTAGGTTCCGTCGGCGTCGATGACGGCGGCGGTGTTGTAGTAGAAGCCCTCGCTCTCCAGCTCGAAGACCGGGACGACGACGACCATGCCGGTCTCGCGGGCGAGGTCCTGCATGCGGCGGACGGTCGGGCCGTCGGGGACCGCCTCGGCCCAGCGGTAGTGCTCGGGCTCCTGGACCTGGCAGAAGTAGGGGGCGTTGAACACTTCCTGGAAGCCGATGATCTTCGCACCCTCGGCGGCGGCCCGTCGAGCGTACTCCTCATGCTTGGCGATCATCGATTCGGTGTCTCCGGTCCAGGTGGCCTGGACCAGCGCGGCGCGGACGACTTGGGCCATGAGCTGCTCCTTGCGACGGGAACGCCGGTTCTACGCACGTAGACGGAGTGCGTAGGGAGTAGAACGTAGGCCTCGTCACAGCGTGGGGCAAGACCGCCGTGCGCGGTTGGAGTAGTCGATCACGTTACGTCGCGTCGTGGTCGTTTGCGGTCAGCAGGCGGGACTTTGACGACATGAACCGAGGGGTGTCCGCAAGGCGGCACGGCGGTCGCGCCGCACTCGCGGGGCGACTGGCTAGGTTGCGATGCCGGCCACGCGCAGGGCGTGGAGGAGGTCGCGGTGGCGGGCGCCGGGGAGTAAGCCGGCAGCCTGGAGCAGGCGCGGGGCGAGCCATGGCGGGTCGTGCCGGGCCAGGTCGGCGGCCTCCTCGGCGGTACGGACCCGTACGAAGGCTCCGAGCAGTGCGTCGGCCTCGCGGTTCCGGCCGGCCGCGCCGAGGGCGAGGGCCGCGTCGGCGACCTCGGCGCAGGGGCGGGCGACGCCCTGGCGCAGCAGGGCGTCGCGGTCGGCCTCCCGGCCGGCGTCGCCGAGGGCGGCGGCGGCCGCCGCGAGTTGTTCCGGCGGCAGCGAGGCCGCCTCCCACAGCAGGGTGGTCCAGTCGGCCGCCAGGCCGGCGCGGGCCAGTTCGGCGGCCAGCTCGGGCAGCTGCACGGCGGGCCACGTCGCGACCTGGCAGAGCAGGGCGTGCGCCTCGCCGGTGCGGCCCTGCGCGCGCAGCGCGAGCAGCTCGGCGGCGACGGCCCGCGGCCTGCCGGTCGGCGGCGCGGGCGCCGGCGCCGGCGCGGCCTGCGGTACGGGCGACGGCTCGGGCTCGGCCTCGGGCCTCGGCCGGCCGAAGCGGGCGCCGCGCGGGGCGGGATGGGACTCCGGACTCGCCGGCCCGCCCGGGGCCTCGGCGTCCGGGTGGCCCGGGGGCGGGGTGAAGGCCAGGGCCTCGGGAGCCGCCGCTCCGGCGTACCGGGCGCCCCCGGCCCGCCGCGCCCCGCGCAGCCACCGCCCTTCGGCCCGCCCGACGGGCGGCAGGGCCGTCGCCTCAGCCGGGCCCTCGTCAGCCCCACCCGCCGCGGCCGGAGCCTGCGGCCGGACTCCCGACCCGGCATCGGCCTGCGCGGGCGCCCCTTCCCCGGGCGATGCCGCCCGCCAGGCCCCCGCGCGCGCCGCGGGCTGCGCGTCCGGAGCCTCGGGGACCTGCGGCCGAGCGCCCGCCGGGGCAGGTCCGGGGTCCGTTCGGGTCCCGGGCCGGGGCGGGTGGGGGGCACGTTGGTGGGGGACGGTCGGCGAAGGGGTGGCTTTCAGGGCGGCCAGGCGGGCCGCCAGGTCCTCGTGGCGGGCCGCGGCGCGGGCCACGTCGTCCTGGGTCCAGGACAGTTCGCGGGTCAGGGCGTCGGTCTCGGCCCGGTCGGCGGTCCCGCCGAGGCGGGCGGTCAGGCTCCGCAGGGCGGCCTCCGACTCGGCCCGCTGGGCGGCGGCCGCCGCGAGCAGGGTCCGCAGTTCCTCCTCGCCACCCGGCAGCCGGTCCCACACGGTGACGGCCGCCGCCCGCAGCCGGGCGGCGTATACGGTCTCCCGTGCCGCGAGCTCCGCTCCCCCCGCCCCAGCAAGGTCCCTCAGCAGCGATTCCACCACGTCCCACGGGGGTATCGCCGCCCCGTTCAGACAGGCCCGCACGCCCTCCGGATCCCGGCGTAGGAATTCCCCGTACCAGCCTGCCCCGGCATCCAGCCTCTGCGTCAACCCCCGCAAATATCCGGAGAGTTGACTGATCGCCAGTGAAGTCGCGGTCTCCATGACCGCATTGGACCCCACCCGTGTTACGGGCGGGCTACGGGAGTCTCAAAGCTTGACGGCGATCGCGGTGTGCGGCCGCTTCCCCCGCCGCACCAGAGCGGCGGGCACGTCCACCGCCCAGAACTGCCAGGTGTACTTGCGCGACATCAGCTTGCGCACCCGGCGCAGGCCCTCCTCGTCGAGCAGCCGGGCCTGCCCCTCGGTCACGGGGGCGCCTTCCTCGAGGCGCCCTCGCACGTCGCACGCGGCGACCGTGACCCGCCCGTCGTTGCGGATGCGCTTGACCTTCCAGGAGTCGCTGCGCGTCCACACGTACAGCTCACCCCCGTCGGCGACCGCCCACACCGGCGTCGCCACGGGCGTGCCGTCCTTGCGGAAGGTGGTGAGGCTGACGTACCGCGCGCTGCCGAGCTCCTGGAGACCCATACCCGGACCCTAACGCGGACGGCCGACAGCCCGGCCCACCGCCCGCTACTTCGGCATCAGGACGGTGTCG includes these proteins:
- a CDS encoding aspartate aminotransferase family protein, coding for MTNPTPLHNRHRTVLPDWLALYYENPIELTHGEGRHVWDADGNRYLDFFGGILTTMTAHALPEVTKAVAEQAGRIIHSSTLYLNRPMIELAERVAALSGIPDARVFFTTSGTEANDTALLLATTYRRSNQILAMRNSYHGRSFSTVSITGNRGWSPTSLSPLQTYYVHGAVRTRGPFAHLDDTAFTAAAVADLEDVLGQARGGVAALIAEPVQGVGGFTSPPDGLYGAFREVLDRHGILWISDEVQTGWGRTGDHFWGWQAHAQNGPPDILTFAKGIGNGMSIGGVVARAEVMNCLDSNSISTFGGSPVTMAAGVANLGYLLEHDLQGNARRVGGLLLERLRGIAATVPAVREVRGRGLMAGIELTRPGTDEADPDAASAVLEAAREGGLLLGKGGGHNTSVLRIAPPLSLTVAEAEEGAEILEQALHQVNRVE
- a CDS encoding nitrilase-related carbon-nitrogen hydrolase, with the protein product MAQVVRAALVQATWTGDTESMIAKHEEYARRAAAEGAKIIGFQEVFNAPYFCQVQEPEHYRWAEAVPDGPTVRRMQDLARETGMVVVVPVFELESEGFYYNTAAVIDADGTYLGKYRKHHIPQVKGFWEKYYFRPGNLGWPVFDTAVGRIGVYICYDRHFPEGWRQLGLAGAQLVYNPSATHRGLSAYLWQLEQPAAAVANEYFIAAINRIGQEEYGDNDFYGTSYFVDPRGRFVGDVASDKEEELLVRDLDFDLIKEVRDQWAFYRDRRPDAYGGLVQP
- a CDS encoding PPOX class F420-dependent oxidoreductase — its product is MGLQELGSARYVSLTTFRKDGTPVATPVWAVADGGELYVWTRSDSWKVKRIRNDGRVTVAACDVRGRLEEGAPVTEGQARLLDEEGLRRVRKLMSRKYTWQFWAVDVPAALVRRGKRPHTAIAVKL